In the Leishmania donovani BPK282A1 complete genome, chromosome 29 genome, one interval contains:
- a CDS encoding RNA binding protein, putative → MATYKREDLRRVSFTNLDEHCDEGIMYELCLQFGRIQNISWPTEVNINGMPQRASRCYVDFENAEDAKYCFEALYRARVKLFNKELRVFHASNEVAQGGATGTQRSGAAVIGLHEVGAKVVVRNVDYRVTEFDVTRFFESFGQFAAPPRMLRDSVGNFRGVVILSYKTFEASDRVIRDMDQKVFRDRVISVHYAQMEDGSGRLHGTKEERANAALIREEERRYREMVAKEMAEVRQERQQSRVQDASWAEKVNVYSRPRR, encoded by the coding sequence ATGGCCACGTACAAACGCGAGGATCTGCGGCGTGTAAGCTTTACCAACCTAGACGAGCACTGTGATGAGGGCATCATGTACGAGCTGTGTCTGCAGTTCGGGCGCATCCAGAATATTAGCTGGCCGACCGAGGTGAACATCAACGggatgccgcagcgcgccTCGCGCTGCTACGTCGACTTCGAGAACGCCGAGGACGCCAAGTACTGCTTCGAGGCTCTCTACCGAGCGCGCGTGAAGCTGTTCAATAAGGAGCTGCGCGTCTTTCACGCCAGTAACGAGGTGGCGCAGGGTGGTGCAACGGGCACACAGAGGAgcggggcggcggtgatTGGCTTGCACGAGGTGGGTGCCAAGGTGGTGGTACGCAACGTCGATTACCGCGTCACGGAGTTCGACGTGACGCGGTTCTTCGAAAGCTTCGGCCAGTTCGCTGCCCCGCCCCGCATGCTGCGCGACTCCGTCGGCAACTTTCGCGGCGTTGTCATTCTTTCGTACAAGACGTTTGAAGCAAGCGACCGCGTCATTCGAGACATGGACCAGAAGGTGTTCCGTGATCGCGTCATTTCTGTGCACTACGCACAGAtggaggacggcagcgggcgGCTGCACGGCacgaaggaggagcgcgcgAACGCCGCCCTCAttcgcgaggaggagaggcgctACCGTGAGATggtggcgaaggagatggcggaggtgcgacaggagcggcagcaaaGCCGTGTGCAGGACGCGTCATGGGCGGAGAAGGTGAATGTGTACagccgcccgcgccgctga